In one Andrena cerasifolii isolate SP2316 chromosome 2, iyAndCera1_principal, whole genome shotgun sequence genomic region, the following are encoded:
- the LOC143366481 gene encoding uncharacterized protein LOC143366481, which yields MRLPCLILVLCATGISAAIIQPYNVSINPTVAGQPVIHRQNERVKRFACPIGFFRLKGYCYYLSAGMATWRDAHFHCKDRNATLAVLDRNGKDRMLRKYLMNDQFTKLERWIGGIFNWKNMAWEWGVTGEEMVFQNFGKPQSDQTKQQYAWHCVTIDPTLKYKWSPRSCVDRKYYICEVPAGRIARRRKKTTDPYAPQNQRLKPRKKGKKYSKELQKPNKQNKPRPTRRRNWAEQNADNYWLHGVKLGSRPPSNNRVEPTRNRMRHRANRTQPNAPAPRVAQILPRGREYRAFFGDGPSNGPQSLTGISGALSQFPGKMNDLASEEVILKP from the exons GCATATCAGCCGCCATAATACAACCGTACAATGTCAGTATTAATCCAACGGTTGCGGGTCAGCCAGTAATCCACCGGCAGAATGAACGCGTAAAACGTTTCGCCTGCCCCATAGGGTTCTTCCGATTGAAAGGATATTGCTATTATTTAAGCGCAGGAATGGCAACCTGGAGGGATGCTCATTTTCATTGCAAAGACAGAAACGCCACCCTGGCGGTTCTCGATAGAAACGGGAAAGATAGGATGCTGAGGAAGTACTTGATGAACGATCAATTCA CTAAATTGGAGAGATGGATCGGTGGGATATTCAACTGGAAAAATATGGCTTGGGAATGGGGTGTAACCGGCGAGGAAAtggttttccaaaatttcggCAAGCCTCAATCCGATCAGACCAAGCAACAATATGCGTGGCACTGCGTCACGATCGACCCTACCTTGAAATACAAATGGAGTCCACGAAGCTGCGTGGACCGGAAGTATTACATATGCGAAGTGCCAGCTGGGCGTATAG CCAGAAGACGCAAGAAGACCACGGACCCCTACGCGCCGCAAAACCAAAGATTAAAGCCGCGGAAGAAAGGCAAGAAGTATTCAAAGGAGCTGCAGAAGCCGAACAAACAGAATAAACCGCGACCGACACGGAGAAGAAATTGGGCGGAACAGAATGCGGACAACTACTGGCTGCATGGCGTGAAGCTGGGTTCAAGGCCACCGTCCAA CAATAGAGTGGAGCCAACGAGGAACCGAATGCGGCATCGCGCTAACAGAACTCAACCGAATGCTCCTGCGCCAAGGGTAGCCCAGATCCTGCCACGAGGGCGGGAATACCGAGCGTTTTTTGGTGACGGTCCTAGCAATGGTCCACAAAGTCTAACGGGCATCAGCGGGGCTCTTTCTCAATTTCCGGGCAAGATGAACGACTTGGCGAGCGAGGAAGTAATCCTAAAGCCATGA